Proteins encoded in a region of the Pseudomonas sp. GOM7 genome:
- a CDS encoding urea amidolyase associated protein UAAP1 — translation MTTALTLRPTLYEETVPGGGHTSFVLKRGQLLRITDIEGGANVSLLLFNAAEKSERLNLPDTLKGQHTAKLTVGHCLYSDMGKVLAAITADTCGWHDSFGGVLNAEEVLEKYGQGRYQELRNGFFRNGMDNLLVEMGKWNLNLQDLLMNLNLFSRVDVDADGTFHFQPDNSKAGDYIELYAPMDCLVVLTALQHPMDPNPQYAPKPVHLRWSRVDSDGISVLCRTSRPENGRAFHNTERQYL, via the coding sequence ATGACAACTGCCCTCACCCTGCGCCCAACCCTGTACGAAGAAACCGTCCCCGGCGGCGGCCACACCTCCTTCGTGCTCAAGCGTGGCCAGTTGCTGCGCATCACCGATATCGAAGGCGGCGCCAACGTCAGCCTGCTGTTGTTCAACGCGGCTGAGAAAAGCGAGCGCCTGAACCTGCCGGACACCCTCAAGGGCCAGCACACCGCCAAGCTCACCGTCGGCCACTGCCTGTACTCGGACATGGGCAAGGTACTGGCCGCCATCACCGCCGACACCTGCGGCTGGCACGACAGCTTCGGCGGCGTGCTCAATGCCGAAGAGGTGCTGGAGAAGTACGGCCAGGGCCGCTATCAGGAATTGCGCAACGGCTTCTTCCGCAACGGCATGGACAACCTGCTGGTGGAAATGGGCAAGTGGAACCTGAACCTGCAGGATCTGCTGATGAACCTCAACCTGTTCAGCCGTGTGGATGTGGACGCCGACGGCACCTTCCACTTCCAGCCGGATAACAGCAAGGCCGGCGACTACATCGAACTGTACGCGCCGATGGACTGCCTGGTGGTGCTCACCGCCCTGCAGCACCCGATGGATCCCAACCCGCAGTACGCGCCCAAGCCGGTGCACCTGCGCTGGAGCAGGGTCGACAGCGACGGCATCAGCGTGCTGTGCCGCACTTCGCGCCCGGAAAACGGCCGCGCCTTCCACAACACCGAACGCCAGTACCTGTGA
- a CDS encoding putative urea ABC transporter substrate-binding protein: MRKYRLLSFAAAGLAAVLSFSAHAEKKDSFSVCWTLYAGWMPWGHASTSGIIDKWAKKYGIDIDVVQLNDYVESINQYSVGQFDGCTMTNMDALTIPAAGGVDSTALIVGDYSNGNDGLLIKGEGKTLADIKGMRVNLVELSVSHYFLARALETAGLSERDVTVVNTSDADIIAAYSTPSVQAAATWNPMLAEIKAQPGSTEVFDSSKIPGEILDMMVVNTQTLKDNPDFGKALVGAWFEILDLMQSGTPEASEALTEMAKASGTDLTGFQAQLATTKLFYTPKETLDFVTSPALPETMSKVANFSFEHGILGEGARSADAIGMTFAGGVSTGDAANIKLRFDPSYVQMAVDGKL; this comes from the coding sequence ATGCGCAAGTACCGTCTGCTCTCCTTCGCCGCCGCCGGCCTGGCCGCGGTGCTCAGCTTCAGCGCTCACGCCGAGAAGAAAGACAGCTTCAGCGTCTGCTGGACGCTCTACGCCGGCTGGATGCCCTGGGGCCATGCCAGCACCTCCGGCATCATCGACAAATGGGCGAAGAAGTACGGCATCGACATCGATGTGGTGCAGCTCAACGACTACGTCGAATCCATCAACCAGTACAGCGTCGGCCAGTTCGACGGCTGCACCATGACCAACATGGATGCCCTGACCATCCCCGCCGCCGGTGGCGTGGACAGCACCGCGCTGATCGTCGGCGATTACTCCAACGGCAACGACGGCCTGCTGATCAAGGGCGAAGGCAAGACCCTGGCCGATATCAAGGGTATGCGCGTCAACCTGGTGGAGCTGTCGGTGTCCCACTACTTCCTCGCCCGCGCCCTGGAAACCGCCGGCCTGAGCGAGCGTGACGTGACCGTGGTGAACACCTCCGACGCCGACATCATCGCCGCCTACTCCACCCCCAGCGTGCAGGCTGCCGCCACCTGGAACCCCATGCTCGCGGAGATCAAGGCCCAGCCGGGCAGCACCGAGGTGTTCGACTCCTCGAAGATCCCCGGCGAGATCCTCGACATGATGGTGGTCAACACCCAGACCCTCAAGGACAACCCGGACTTCGGCAAAGCCCTGGTCGGCGCCTGGTTCGAGATTCTCGACCTGATGCAATCCGGCACGCCCGAAGCCAGCGAAGCCCTGACTGAAATGGCCAAGGCCTCCGGCACCGACCTGACCGGCTTCCAGGCGCAACTGGCAACCACCAAGCTGTTCTACACGCCCAAGGAAACCCTGGACTTCGTCACCAGCCCGGCCCTGCCCGAGACCATGAGCAAGGTGGCCAACTTCAGCTTCGAGCACGGCATCCTCGGTGAAGGCGCGCGCAGTGCCGACGCCATCGGCATGACCTTCGCAGGCGGTGTGAGCACCGGCGATGCCGCCAATATCAAGCTGCGCTTCGACCCGAGCTACGTGCAGATGGCCGTCGACGGCAAGCTCTGA
- a CDS encoding isopenicillin N synthase family dioxygenase, protein MAHTHFTSIPLINVSGLYADSLAERQRVADALGRAAREVGFLQITGHGISRELRDGLIEQARRFFARPLEQKMRFYIGQSSNHSGYVPEGEEQFAGGSKDLKEAYDVNYDYTEATQVYPLLGPTQWPDSADFKRAVSAYYRAALALGDTLFRGFALALGLAEDTFAAITRRPTSQLRMIHYPLDPDPVADRPGIGAHTDYECFTILLPTAEGLQVLNGDGQWIDVPLLEDAFVINIGDMLEVLSNGHFVATSHRVRKVSEERFAFPLFCACDYPTRIAPIAGLPARGEREYEPVICGDHLFAQTAQTFRYLRQRLEDGSLQLPDGTLGLSSFGQGRREVTA, encoded by the coding sequence ATGGCGCATACCCATTTCACTTCCATTCCCCTGATCAACGTCTCCGGGCTTTATGCCGATAGCCTCGCCGAGCGCCAGCGCGTTGCCGACGCGCTGGGCCGCGCCGCGCGTGAGGTCGGTTTTCTGCAGATCACCGGGCACGGCATTTCCCGCGAGCTACGCGATGGCCTGATCGAGCAGGCGCGGCGCTTCTTCGCGCGGCCGCTGGAGCAGAAGATGCGCTTCTATATCGGCCAGTCGAGCAACCACAGCGGCTACGTGCCGGAGGGCGAGGAGCAGTTCGCCGGTGGCAGCAAGGATTTGAAGGAAGCCTACGACGTCAATTACGACTACACCGAGGCGACCCAGGTCTATCCGCTGCTGGGGCCGACGCAGTGGCCGGACTCGGCGGACTTCAAGCGCGCGGTCAGTGCCTATTACCGGGCGGCGCTGGCACTGGGTGACACCCTGTTCCGTGGCTTTGCCCTGGCGCTAGGGCTGGCCGAGGACACCTTCGCCGCCATTACCCGGCGACCCACCAGTCAGTTGCGCATGATTCATTACCCGCTCGACCCCGACCCGGTGGCCGACCGCCCTGGCATCGGTGCGCACACCGACTACGAGTGCTTCACCATCCTCTTGCCCACCGCCGAAGGCTTGCAGGTGCTCAATGGCGACGGCCAGTGGATCGATGTGCCGCTGCTGGAGGACGCTTTCGTGATCAACATAGGCGACATGCTCGAGGTGCTCAGCAACGGGCATTTCGTCGCCACCTCGCACCGCGTGCGCAAGGTCAGCGAGGAGCGTTTCGCCTTCCCGCTGTTCTGCGCCTGTGACTACCCGACGCGCATCGCGCCGATTGCCGGCCTGCCGGCGCGTGGTGAACGTGAGTACGAGCCTGTGATCTGCGGTGATCACCTGTTCGCGCAGACGGCCCAGACCTTTCGCTATCTGCGCCAGCGCCTGGAGGATGGCTCGCTGCAACTGCCCGACGGTACGCTGGGGCTGTCCAGCTTCGGTCAGGGGCGCCGGGAGGTGACGGCATGA
- a CDS encoding ABC transporter ATP-binding protein: MSDKKSSAAGAFIEVKNVWQQYGDQTVLERLDLSIAEGEFCALVGASGCGKSTFLRLLLGQERPSRGQILLGGEPLMAEPDPSRGVVFQRYSVFPHLSVLDNVALGLELRQSRLLGRLLGAAKREARERAASILTRVGLGHALDKYPSALSGGMQQRLAIAQALIMQPRVLLLDEPFGALDPGIRKDMHTLLLELWQETRLTVFMVTHDLSEGFSLGTRLLVFDKVRHDPQAPGAYGARITYDLPLNEARRAHVQLPSELAERIAAR, from the coding sequence ATGAGCGACAAGAAAAGCAGCGCAGCAGGCGCCTTCATCGAAGTGAAGAATGTCTGGCAGCAATACGGCGACCAGACCGTGCTGGAGCGCCTCGACCTGAGCATCGCCGAAGGCGAGTTCTGCGCCCTGGTGGGCGCCTCGGGCTGCGGCAAGTCCACCTTCCTGCGCCTGCTGCTCGGCCAGGAGCGCCCCAGTCGTGGGCAGATTCTGCTCGGCGGTGAGCCGCTGATGGCCGAGCCCGATCCCAGCCGTGGCGTGGTGTTTCAGCGCTATTCGGTGTTCCCGCACCTGAGCGTGCTGGACAACGTCGCCCTCGGCCTGGAGCTGCGCCAGTCGCGACTGCTCGGGCGCCTGCTCGGCGCGGCCAAACGCGAAGCCCGCGAGCGTGCCGCCAGCATCCTCACCCGGGTCGGCCTCGGTCATGCTCTGGACAAGTACCCCAGCGCCCTCTCCGGTGGTATGCAGCAGCGTCTGGCCATCGCCCAGGCATTGATCATGCAGCCACGGGTGCTGCTGCTCGACGAACCCTTCGGCGCCCTCGATCCCGGTATCCGCAAGGACATGCACACGCTGCTGCTGGAGCTGTGGCAGGAAACCCGGTTGACGGTGTTCATGGTCACCCACGACCTGTCCGAAGGCTTCAGCCTCGGCACCCGCCTGCTGGTATTCGACAAGGTACGCCACGACCCGCAGGCACCTGGCGCCTATGGCGCGCGCATCACCTACGACCTGCCGCTGAACGAGGCACGCCGGGCGCACGTGCAACTGCCCAGCGAACTGGCCGAGCGGATTGCTGCCCGTTGA
- a CDS encoding ABC transporter permease: MRLINRHPDRSGRLLLILLPFALLLFIYFSASTSRLAENPNDKLLPSAGQMADSMNRLAFNEDKRSGQYLFWQDTASSLQRLGLGLGIAALLGLTLGIAAGTLPLLGAPLSPLLTVLSMIPPLAILPILFIVFGLGELSKVMLIVIGVTPMLARDLEQRAREIPSELLIKAQTLGANTWTLILRLVLPQLLPRLLISLRLVLGSAWLFLIAAEAIASTDGLGYRIFLVRRYMAMDIILPYVAWITLLAWALDLGLRQLTRLCFPWYEGAKA; encoded by the coding sequence ATGCGCCTGATCAACCGTCACCCGGATCGCAGCGGACGCCTGCTGCTGATCCTGCTGCCCTTCGCCCTGCTGCTGTTCATTTACTTCAGCGCCTCGACCAGCCGTCTGGCCGAGAACCCCAACGACAAACTGCTGCCCAGTGCCGGGCAGATGGCCGACTCCATGAACCGCCTGGCCTTCAACGAAGACAAACGCAGCGGCCAGTACCTGTTCTGGCAGGACACCGCCTCCAGCCTGCAACGTCTCGGCCTTGGCCTGGGCATCGCCGCGCTGCTGGGCCTGACGCTGGGCATCGCCGCCGGCACCCTGCCGCTGCTGGGCGCGCCGCTATCGCCGCTGCTGACGGTGCTGTCGATGATTCCGCCCCTGGCCATCCTGCCGATCCTGTTCATCGTCTTCGGCCTCGGTGAACTGTCCAAGGTCATGCTCATCGTCATCGGCGTCACCCCGATGCTGGCCCGTGACCTGGAACAACGCGCCCGGGAAATTCCCAGCGAACTGCTGATCAAGGCGCAGACCCTCGGTGCCAACACCTGGACGCTGATCCTGCGCCTGGTATTGCCGCAACTCTTGCCACGCCTGCTCATCTCCCTGCGCCTGGTGCTCGGTTCGGCCTGGCTGTTCCTGATCGCCGCCGAAGCCATCGCCTCCACCGACGGCCTGGGCTACCGCATCTTCCTCGTGCGTCGCTACATGGCCATGGACATCATCCTGCCCTACGTGGCCTGGATCACCCTGCTGGCCTGGGCCCTGGATCTGGGCCTGCGCCAGCTCACCCGGCTGTGCTTCCCCTGGTATGAAGGAGCCAAGGCATGA
- a CDS encoding DUF1145 domain-containing protein, translating to MHLLSFLKGALAMFWLVALLNLLYPFATPLGAWVNWAALFLLLAHAGELLLFRSRLEGMPGLWWQRLQVLAFGMLHLQTLR from the coding sequence ATGCATCTGTTGTCCTTCCTCAAGGGCGCGCTGGCCATGTTCTGGCTGGTGGCGCTGCTCAATCTGCTCTATCCCTTCGCCACGCCACTGGGCGCCTGGGTGAACTGGGCCGCGTTGTTCCTGCTGCTGGCGCATGCCGGTGAGCTGCTGCTGTTCCGCTCGCGTCTGGAGGGCATGCCGGGGCTGTGGTGGCAGCGCCTGCAGGTGCTGGCGTTCGGCATGCTGCACCTGCAAACGCTGCGCTGA
- the mmsB gene encoding 3-hydroxyisobutyrate dehydrogenase: protein MTQIAFIGLGHMGLPMARNLLKAGYPLKVFDLVRSAVDTLAGEGAVAAASAADAIDQAQVVISMLPASRHVEALYLGDDGLLDRLAAGTLVIECSTIAPESARKVHAAARERGIALLDAPVSGGTGGAAAATLTFMVGGEAEALEKAQPILAAMGRNIFHAGPDGAGQVAKVCNNQVLAVQMIATAEAMAMGVANGLEPAVLAEIMRQSSGGNWTLEKYNPWPGVMENAPASKGYSGGFMAELMAKDLGLAQETASHHGNSAPMGALALQLYRLLLKQGKGKQDFSVVQQLFVEQ, encoded by the coding sequence ATGACCCAGATCGCCTTTATCGGCCTAGGCCACATGGGCCTGCCCATGGCTCGCAACCTGCTCAAGGCGGGTTACCCGCTGAAAGTCTTCGACCTGGTGCGCAGCGCCGTCGACACCCTGGCCGGCGAAGGCGCGGTGGCGGCCGCCAGCGCCGCTGACGCCATCGATCAGGCGCAGGTGGTGATCAGCATGCTGCCCGCCAGCCGCCATGTGGAGGCGTTGTATCTGGGAGACGACGGCCTGCTCGATCGGCTCGCAGCCGGCACCCTGGTGATCGAGTGCTCCACCATCGCCCCGGAGTCCGCGCGCAAGGTGCATGCCGCCGCCCGTGAACGTGGCATCGCCCTGCTCGATGCGCCCGTTTCAGGCGGCACCGGCGGAGCGGCGGCCGCTACCCTGACTTTCATGGTCGGCGGTGAAGCCGAGGCGCTGGAGAAGGCCCAGCCGATTCTCGCCGCCATGGGCCGCAACATCTTCCACGCCGGTCCGGATGGCGCCGGCCAGGTGGCCAAGGTGTGCAATAACCAGGTGCTCGCCGTGCAAATGATCGCCACCGCCGAAGCCATGGCCATGGGCGTGGCCAACGGTCTGGAGCCGGCGGTGCTGGCCGAGATCATGCGGCAGAGTTCCGGCGGCAACTGGACGCTGGAAAAGTACAACCCCTGGCCCGGGGTGATGGAGAACGCACCGGCATCCAAGGGCTACAGCGGTGGTTTCATGGCCGAGCTGATGGCCAAGGATCTCGGCCTGGCTCAGGAAACCGCCAGCCACCACGGCAACAGCGCGCCAATGGGCGCCCTGGCGCTGCAGCTCTATCGCCTGCTGCTCAAGCAGGGCAAGGGCAAGCAGGATTTTTCCGTGGTGCAGCAGTTGTTCGTCGAGCAGTAG
- a CDS encoding isocitrate lyase/PEP mutase family protein encodes MADTQLQKAQAFQALHQRDELLVLPNPWDAGSAKILAALGFEALASTSAGLAFSLGRADGEGLISREDTLVNARAIVEATPLPVAADLENGFADEPQGCADTLLQAAACGLVGGSIEDASGNPQAPIYPLELAVERIRASVAAVRSLPFPFTLCARAENFLHGREDLADTLRRLEAYAEAGADVLYAPGLTTREQIDAVVRAVAPRPVNVLLGLSSSALTLDDLSELGVRRVSVGSSLARAAFGGFLQAARALHQGDAGFARNAASFAELNELFKTGQ; translated from the coding sequence ATGGCCGATACGCAACTGCAAAAAGCCCAGGCCTTCCAGGCCCTGCATCAACGCGACGAGTTACTGGTGCTACCCAACCCCTGGGATGCCGGCTCGGCGAAGATCCTCGCGGCCCTGGGTTTCGAGGCCCTGGCCAGCACCAGCGCCGGCCTGGCCTTCAGCCTCGGGCGCGCCGACGGCGAGGGCCTGATCAGCCGCGAAGACACCCTGGTCAACGCCCGCGCCATAGTCGAAGCCACGCCATTGCCGGTGGCAGCCGATCTGGAAAACGGCTTCGCCGATGAGCCCCAGGGCTGCGCCGACACCCTGCTGCAGGCCGCTGCCTGTGGCCTGGTGGGTGGCTCCATCGAGGATGCCAGCGGTAATCCGCAGGCGCCCATCTACCCGCTGGAGCTGGCGGTGGAGCGCATCCGCGCATCGGTGGCGGCCGTGCGCAGCCTGCCCTTCCCCTTCACCCTCTGCGCCCGCGCAGAAAACTTCCTGCATGGGCGTGAAGACCTGGCCGACACCCTGCGCCGCCTGGAAGCCTATGCCGAGGCCGGCGCCGATGTGCTCTACGCCCCCGGCCTGACCACGCGCGAGCAGATCGACGCCGTGGTGCGGGCCGTGGCGCCCAGGCCGGTCAACGTGCTGCTGGGGCTGTCCAGCAGCGCCCTGACCCTGGACGACCTGAGCGAGCTGGGCGTGCGCCGGGTCAGCGTCGGCTCCAGCCTGGCGCGCGCAGCCTTTGGCGGCTTCCTCCAGGCCGCACGCGCGCTGCATCAGGGCGACGCAGGCTTCGCCAGGAACGCCGCTTCCTTCGCCGAACTCAACGAGCTGTTCAAAACCGGGCAGTAA
- a CDS encoding enoyl-CoA hydratase/isomerase family protein: MNLQFEERPSLHGYRIGIASLDAEKSLNALSLPMIEALDARLKAWANDPEIACVMLRGNGAKAFCAGGDVVQLVHQCRERPGDVPALARRFFADEYRLDYRIHTYPKPFICWAHGHVLGGGMGLMQGAGIRIVTPSSRLGMPEINIGLYPDVGGSWFLARLPGRLGLFLGLTAASINARDALDLNLADRFLRDDQQGALLDGLVQLNWREQPEAQLHSLLRALESEAREELPAAQWLPRRERIDDLLDVADLPAAVQTLSALQQDDDALLARAAKTLAHGCPLTAHLVWEQIRRARHLSLAEVFRMEYAMSLNCCRHPEFLEGVRARLIDKDQAPHWHWPDVATIPQDVIEAHFAPAWDGEHPLADL; the protein is encoded by the coding sequence ATGAATCTGCAATTTGAAGAACGCCCCAGCCTGCATGGCTACCGCATCGGCATCGCCAGCCTGGATGCAGAGAAGAGCCTCAATGCACTCTCCCTGCCCATGATCGAAGCGCTCGATGCGCGCCTCAAGGCCTGGGCCAACGACCCCGAAATCGCCTGCGTGATGCTGCGCGGCAACGGCGCCAAGGCCTTCTGCGCCGGCGGCGACGTGGTGCAGCTCGTCCACCAGTGCCGCGAGCGTCCTGGCGATGTACCGGCCCTGGCGCGGCGCTTCTTCGCCGACGAATATCGCCTCGACTATCGCATCCACACCTACCCCAAACCCTTCATCTGCTGGGCCCATGGCCATGTGCTCGGTGGCGGCATGGGCCTGATGCAGGGCGCCGGCATCCGCATCGTCACCCCCAGCAGCCGCCTGGGCATGCCGGAAATCAATATCGGCTTATACCCGGATGTCGGCGGTAGCTGGTTCCTCGCCCGCCTGCCTGGGCGCCTGGGTCTGTTCCTCGGCCTCACCGCCGCCAGCATCAACGCCCGCGATGCGCTGGATCTGAACCTGGCCGACCGCTTCCTGCGCGACGACCAGCAAGGCGCCCTGCTCGATGGCCTGGTGCAACTGAACTGGCGCGAACAGCCCGAGGCCCAGCTACACAGCCTGCTGCGCGCGCTGGAAAGCGAGGCCCGAGAAGAACTGCCAGCCGCACAGTGGCTGCCGCGCCGCGAGCGTATCGATGACTTGCTCGATGTCGCCGACCTGCCGGCAGCGGTGCAAACCCTCAGCGCTCTGCAGCAGGACGACGACGCCCTGCTGGCGCGCGCCGCCAAGACCCTGGCCCATGGCTGCCCACTGACCGCCCATCTGGTCTGGGAGCAGATCCGCCGGGCCCGCCACCTGTCCCTGGCCGAGGTGTTCCGCATGGAATACGCCATGAGCCTGAATTGCTGCCGCCACCCGGAATTCCTCGAAGGGGTGCGCGCCCGCCTGATCGACAAGGATCAGGCGCCGCACTGGCATTGGCCGGATGTGGCGACGATCCCGCAGGACGTGATCGAGGCGCACTTCGCCCCGGCCTGGGACGGCGAGCACCCACTGGCGGATTTGTAG
- a CDS encoding enoyl-CoA hydratase — protein sequence MSTALETYKSGIFDLTHKLTVEKHGHTALITINHPPANTWDRDSLIGLKQVIEHLNRDDEVYALVVTGQGPKFFSAGADLNMFADGDKARAREMARRFGEAFETLRDFRGVSIAAINGYAMGGGLECALACDLRIAERQALMALPEAAVGLLPCAGGTQALPWLVGEGWAKRMILCGERIDADTALRIGLVEQVVDTGEARGTALLLASKVARQSPVAVRTIKPLIQGARQRGPNTWLPEERERFVDLFDADDTREGVNAFLEKRDPQWRNK from the coding sequence ATGAGCACTGCACTGGAAACCTACAAATCCGGCATCTTCGACTTGACCCACAAGCTCACCGTGGAGAAGCACGGCCACACCGCACTGATCACCATCAACCACCCACCGGCCAACACCTGGGATCGCGACTCGCTGATCGGCCTCAAGCAGGTCATCGAGCACCTCAATCGCGATGACGAGGTCTACGCCCTGGTGGTGACCGGCCAGGGGCCGAAATTCTTCAGCGCTGGCGCCGACCTGAACATGTTCGCCGATGGCGACAAGGCCCGCGCCCGCGAGATGGCCCGGCGCTTCGGCGAAGCCTTCGAGACCTTGCGTGACTTCCGCGGCGTGTCCATCGCCGCGATCAACGGCTACGCCATGGGTGGCGGCCTGGAGTGCGCCCTGGCCTGCGACCTGCGCATCGCCGAACGCCAGGCGCTGATGGCCCTACCGGAAGCGGCCGTGGGCCTGTTGCCCTGTGCTGGCGGCACCCAGGCGCTGCCTTGGTTGGTGGGCGAAGGCTGGGCCAAGCGCATGATCCTCTGTGGCGAACGCATCGACGCCGACACCGCCCTGCGCATCGGCCTGGTGGAGCAGGTGGTGGACACCGGCGAAGCCCGTGGCACCGCCCTGCTGCTGGCGTCCAAGGTGGCGCGGCAGAGCCCGGTGGCAGTGCGCACCATCAAGCCGCTGATCCAGGGCGCCCGCCAGCGCGGCCCGAACACCTGGTTACCGGAAGAGCGCGAGCGCTTCGTCGACCTGTTCGACGCCGACGACACCCGCGAAGGCGTCAACGCCTTCCTGGAAAAACGCGACCCGCAGTGGCGCAATAAATGA
- a CDS encoding isobutyryl-CoA dehydrogenase: MDLELSDEQRLLTDSARAFAARELAPHAADWDRDHHFPIEVIRRAAEQGYLALYIAEEDGGLGLSRLSSALIFEQLAAGCVATTAYLTIHNMATWMLASFADQALKDAWLPGLISGQALASYCLTEPDAGSDAANLRTRARRDGDDYVLDGSKCFISGAGSTDVLIVMARSGEDGAKGISCFLVPADAPGVRYGRNEDKMGWKAQPTRTITFEGVRIPASHRIGPEGEGFVYAMKGLDGGRLNIASCSLGAAQAALEQSLRYVEERKQFGKALSEFQALQFKLADMLTDLTASRQMVRLAAHKLDHGHGEASLYCAMAKRFATDHCFDICNEALQLHGGYGYLNDYPLERWVRDARVHQILEGTNEIMRVIVARRLFLQGGMLDRLL; this comes from the coding sequence ATGGACTTAGAACTCAGTGACGAACAACGCCTGCTCACCGACAGCGCCCGCGCCTTCGCCGCGCGGGAACTGGCGCCCCACGCCGCCGACTGGGATCGCGACCACCACTTCCCCATCGAGGTAATCCGCCGCGCCGCCGAACAGGGCTACCTGGCCCTGTACATCGCCGAAGAGGATGGCGGCCTGGGCCTGTCGCGGCTGTCCAGCGCGCTGATCTTCGAGCAACTGGCGGCCGGCTGCGTGGCCACCACCGCCTACCTGACCATCCACAACATGGCCACCTGGATGCTCGCCAGCTTCGCCGACCAGGCGCTCAAGGACGCCTGGTTGCCGGGGCTGATCAGCGGCCAGGCGCTGGCCTCCTACTGCCTGACCGAACCGGACGCCGGCTCCGACGCGGCCAACCTGCGCACCCGCGCCCGCCGCGACGGCGACGACTACGTGCTCGACGGCAGCAAGTGCTTCATCTCCGGTGCCGGCAGTACCGATGTGCTGATCGTCATGGCGCGCAGCGGCGAGGATGGCGCCAAGGGCATCTCCTGCTTCCTGGTGCCGGCCGATGCCCCCGGCGTGCGCTACGGGCGCAACGAGGACAAGATGGGCTGGAAGGCGCAGCCGACCCGCACCATCACCTTCGAGGGCGTGCGCATTCCGGCCAGCCACCGTATCGGCCCGGAAGGCGAAGGCTTCGTCTACGCCATGAAGGGCCTCGACGGCGGCCGCCTCAATATCGCCAGTTGCTCACTCGGCGCAGCCCAGGCGGCGCTGGAGCAGAGCCTGCGCTACGTGGAAGAGCGCAAGCAGTTCGGCAAGGCCCTCAGCGAATTCCAGGCCCTGCAGTTCAAGCTGGCCGACATGCTCACCGACCTCACTGCCAGCCGGCAGATGGTGCGCCTGGCCGCGCACAAGCTCGACCATGGCCACGGCGAAGCCAGCCTGTATTGCGCCATGGCCAAGCGCTTCGCCACCGACCACTGCTTCGACATCTGCAACGAGGCCCTGCAACTGCACGGCGGCTATGGCTATCTGAATGACTATCCACTGGAGCGCTGGGTACGCGACGCCCGCGTGCATCAGATTCTGGAGGGCACCAACGAAATCATGCGGGTGATCGTCGCCCGCCGCCTGTTCCTGCAGGGCGGCATGCTCGATCGCCTGCTGTAA